A DNA window from Engystomops pustulosus chromosome 6, aEngPut4.maternal, whole genome shotgun sequence contains the following coding sequences:
- the LOC140135351 gene encoding opioid-binding protein/cell adhesion molecule homolog isoform X4 — MDNVTVRQGDSAILRCTVDSRVTRVAWLNRSTILYTGNDKWSIDPRVILVANSKTQYSIEIQNVDIYDEGPYTCSVQTDNHPKTSRVHVIVQVPPQILSISANITVNEGSNVTLRCLATGRPEPAVTWKHYSGKSLRFVNDDEYLEITGITREQSGQYECSAANEVAAPAVQRLTVTVNYPPYISDTRNTGASVGQKGTLRCSALAVPLAEFHWYKEDTRLSNGLDGVRIENKDHMSILTFFNVSEKDYGNYTCVASNKLGNSNASVILYGPGAVQNRSSSASTTLAATCLWCSILYSLTAF, encoded by the exons GTGCACAGTGGACAGCAGAGTGACTCGTGTGGCATGGTTGAACCGCAGCACTATTTTATACACCGGCAATGACAAGTGGTCAATAGACCCCCGTGTGATACTTGTGGCCAACTCCAAGACCCAGTACAGCATTGAGATTCAGAATGTGGACATTTATGACGAGGGACCCTACACCTGCTCTGTGCAGACAGACAATCACCCCAAAACCTCTCGTGTACACGTTATTGTACAAG TTCCACCCCAAATCCTAAGCATCTCTGCAAATATTACAGTCAATGAGGGGAGCAATGTGACCCTCCGCTGTCTGGCGACTGGCAGACCTGAACCAGCAGTAACGTGGAAACATTATTCTGGAAAGT CTCTTAGGTTTGTTAATGATGATGAATATTTGGAAATAACTGGAATCACACGGGAACAGTCAGGCCAATATGAATGCAGCGCAGCCAATGAGGTGGCAGCCCCTGCAGTGCAGCGTCTTACTGTCACAGTGAACT ATCCCCCTTACATCTCCGATACTAGAAACACGGGGGCATCAGTTGGTCAAAAGGgtaccctgcgctgctctgccctCGCCGTCCCACTGGCTGAATTCCACTGGTATAAGGAAGACACCAG ATTATCCAACGGACTGGATGGGGTGAGGATCGAGAACAAAGACCACATGTCCATACTGACTTTTTTCAATGTATCAGAGAAGGACTATGGCAACtacacatgtgtggcatcaaATAAATTGGGGAACAGCAATGCCAGTGTCATCTTGTACG GACCCGGAGCTGTGCAGAACAGGAGCAGCTCAGCCTCCACTACTCTGGCTGCCACATGCCTCTGgtgctccattctttattctcTCACTGCGTTTTGA